The Maniola jurtina chromosome 3, ilManJurt1.1, whole genome shotgun sequence genome segment cacggcacccccttagagcgctttccagttagttttaacaaaaaaaaacactccaaaaaggcagagcacgcccgccagctaacaccaacacagacgaagtccaccaaagagtaggtatgtactgGTACTCACTACTCACTACGATAAAgcacagataactattatactagTCACAGACATAGTATATAAGCTATGGACTCACGTCTGGACATGGACGTACTTTTGCTCTATTTTTGAGGCAAAACCTCAGACAAACAACCCATACGATCTTTGCTCAGGAGTGCCAACTGAAAATATTAATAGTCCATTTTTAATGTGTGTCGAGCCTAATggactataaaatataatatactgtgGTACTGTCAGCTGATTAGGGACATAAAATCAAAATACTCTTTGGTTGTCACTGTCAGCCAGTCAGAGACGTCACGTCACTTGTTTGTTCATTTGTTGTCATCACAGACCACGAATGGTTGTCATAATGATAAAATGTGAATATGATGtgaatttagaaatttaattgcagaaaatacacataaataaataaaccaataGTTGTgggtaatatttaattaaacacATGGAAGGCGTTTTATGGAAATGGACAAACTATTGGAATGGTAAACAGGCGAAAGTAGTTTATTGATGTAATTCGTGAACAATATGTTATGATTtattaagattatttttattacaggtTGGCAAACCAGATGGTTTGTTTTAGAGAATGGAATTTTATCATACTACAAGTCGCAGGAAGAAGTCAATCAAGGGTGCAAAGGTTCAgtgaaagtgtctgtttgtcagaTCAACGGTATGACTACAAATTCTTTTGAACCTCTCACGAAAAACCTTAAGGTAGATTTACAGGTACGCGGCATTAAAAACGCACGACAAGGTCTgagcataatattaaaattacgaCCTAGACAATATAAGTGCGAGTCGCGGTCACTTACCTTAAATGCTtcctaaattatattattacaattgttcATAGCCCACacatgtttaatttaatttttatgaactGAATTATATCCATAACCAATATTTGTCAGTgtaactaaaatatttattaaaatgagaataaatgataatttttattaaaatgagaTTTTTTTGCCAGGAAGAGATCGTAAGGTAGCACTGCCtatgtttttgttttgcttttttatgtgttttttctctactaattttgtggtgtacaataaaagtatattcattaattcattctaataataattaatattactgTTACTTAATcagtaaataaaacttatttattttacagtGAACAATATTGATAACACTCGCATGGATTTGGTTATACCTGGGCAGCAACATATGTACTTGAGGGCACCTTCACCACAGCATAGACAAAAATGGCTTGTTGCTTTAGGTAGTGCTAAGGCATGTGTAGAATCCTTAGTGGATACCAAAGGTAAACTTTTTGACTAACTTTGTTGCATATtgaacactagctgatgcccgcagcttcgcccgcgtggatttagggtctgaaatcccgtgggaaagttgtcacaaagttcctctatcgcttaaaaaaaaattacgcaaatcggttcagaaatctcggagatttcggtgtacataggaagaaaaacacaactccctttttgaaagtcggttaaaaaagtagcctatgttactccctgatcaatcctctacttgtctgtgaaaaccccgtcaaaatcggtccagccgttccgaagattagccttttcaaacagacagacagacagacaaaaattttaaaaacgtgtgattcagtgttggtatcgttcaaataaccatatgagcttaatatgaggtagttatttcgaaattacagacagacactccaattttatttattagtatagatagaatGTATgttgtgtgtgagtgtgtactGTGTAGCTTTTAGGTCAAGCTAGACCTATGTATGAGTTATGACTTTAGCAGTCAATTTcagatttttatcaaataacaaCTCATCAACAAATGTGTTATCAAAACAACATTGCTTTTACGGATATCTATTATTGAACAATAACTTTTTTGTTGAAGCCCAATCCTAATCTTTGTATGAAATATCAAAAAGGTCATGTAAACATGTTATGCTTATGATAAAAGGAAATTAATCGGCTCACTTAATTTGTTgcttttaatttgattttaatgTTCATTACAGGGACCTGTTTAGAAGACTCGCTGAGTCACAAAAAGTCTGAATTGCATTTGTATTGTGATTTATTAATGCAACAAGTGCATGCTGTTAAAAGTGCTGCTAATGAAGAAGGAGGCCCAGCAATacaggtacctatattaaaaacacgttatctatacatataataaaattgtagaaaagtggtgtctgtacaatggaaatatataaaaaaaagtagcagaggttgttattatatcgatgccgaacccgattttgtaattaaattttttttgtctgtttgtctgtgtgtttgtgcacgctaatatcagaaacggcttattcgatttagatacggttttcactaatatattgtagtaagcttcacttaacatttagtgtttatttcatgtcaatcggttcataaacaaaaaagttatgtcaatttaaagaatcacggcgaacatttttaacgtacatgctgcccgaaaagtcactattccacgcgaacgaagtcgcgggcacagctagta includes the following:
- the LOC123881025 gene encoding pleckstrin homology domain-containing family A member 3-like produces the protein MEGVLWKWTNYWNGWQTRWFVLENGILSYYKSQEEVNQGCKGSVKVSVCQINVNNIDNTRMDLVIPGQQHMYLRAPSPQHRQKWLVALGSAKACVESLVDTKGTCLEDSLSHKKSELHLYCDLLMQQVHAVKSAANEEGGPAIQKIEDASSLLTATCDTFIRTLEDIMKLTNNTVTNTSYEMPVPNLPVTKTSGSTKNQKPNVGRSLSQESR